TGCAGGAGTTGGAGCGCGAGGGGCCTTTCAAGGAGTGGCTGGGCATGCCCGACCTGTACCGCTACCGGCTGGTGGTGGAGGGCGAGACCTACAGCTACCAGACCGAGGACGCCGAAGTGCCGGTCAAGGTCGGCGACCGGGTGGTGTTCCGCTACAAGGAGACCAAGGCGGGCAAGTGGGTCGACCGCAACTCGCTGGGCAAGGCCATCGACCCTTCGACTTACTCCGGAACCTGACGCACTGGACAGGGTCATAACGCTGACGCCGTACGGACACGACGTTGTCATGGGGCACATCCATGCTGTGCCCATTTACGCAGGCGCGTCAGCGACCCGTTATCCAGGAGCAATAACCCGATGGAACTCCAAGAACTAAAGTCCTTTGTCAGTCAGCAGGATAATTTCGAAGTGCGTGTCATCAGTCATGCCGGTAGCCGCTGTTATCAGGTCGAACTGGAGGACATGGAAGGACAGCGCCACATGCTCGAACAGCGTGGCAAGCCCAGATTGTTTCGTGCCCTCGACGATGTCTATCTCGAGCTCAAGCGGGCCGGCGTCAACCGCGCCTATCTTGTACAGCACGTCGCCCACGATGAGGTGATCGGGCATGAAGCGCGCTATCACGATCCGATCACATCGCGTATGCCGCTGGTGTTCTAGATGCGGACCCCGGAACAGGACGGATGGCGAGATATGTTGATCAGGAGTTATACAAATCACATTGATAGTATAGCTTGATTCCCCTTCCTCATGAGCTGACTGATAGAATGGGTCACACCCTTCGAGTCATCACGAGGAAACTAACGCATGTCATCGACCGAAGCTGATCTCGATCGTCCGGGTGAAGGGCGGCTCGCGTTTGCCGACCAGGCCCACCCCTCCGTTGCGCGCGCCAAGGTCGGCGTAGTACTGGCCAATCTGGGCACGCCGGATGCGCCCGACTACTGGTCGATGCGGCGCTATCTCAATGAATTTCTCTCCGACAAGCGTGTCGTCGACTACCCGTCGTGGAAGTGGCAGCCGCTGTTGCAGGGCATCATTCTCACCAAGCGCCCCTTCAGCTCCGGCGAAGCCTATCGCAGCATCTGGAACAACGAGAAGAACGAAAGCCCACTGCTCACCATCACTCGCGAGCAGGTGGGCAAGTTCGCCGCCAGCCTCAACGAGGCGTTCGGCGACCGTGTGATGGTCGACTTCTGCATGCGCTACGGCAACCCCTCCACCGACAGCGTATTGCGGCGCCTGCAGGCGCAGGGCTGCGAGCGTATCCTGTTCTTCCCGCTCTATCCCCAGTACGCCTCGCCGACCACCGCCACGGCCAACGATCACGCCTTCCGCACGTTGATGAAGCTCAAGTGGCAGCCGGCGATTCGCACCGTACCCGCCTACTTCGACCATCCGCTCTACATCGAGGC
This DNA window, taken from Halomonas sp. TA22, encodes the following:
- a CDS encoding DUF6482 family protein; the protein is MELQELKSFVSQQDNFEVRVISHAGSRCYQVELEDMEGQRHMLEQRGKPRLFRALDDVYLELKRAGVNRAYLVQHVAHDEVIGHEARYHDPITSRMPLVF
- the hemH gene encoding ferrochelatase; translated protein: MSSTEADLDRPGEGRLAFADQAHPSVARAKVGVVLANLGTPDAPDYWSMRRYLNEFLSDKRVVDYPSWKWQPLLQGIILTKRPFSSGEAYRSIWNNEKNESPLLTITREQVGKFAASLNEAFGDRVMVDFCMRYGNPSTDSVLRRLQAQGCERILFFPLYPQYASPTTATANDHAFRTLMKLKWQPAIRTVPAYFDHPLYIEALATSVEEGYATAEGRPDILVASYHGVPKRFLLEGDPYHCHCQKTTRLLKERLGWDDTQIVTAFQSQFGPEEWVGPATVDHVAELARQGKKHIAVVSPAFATDCVETLEEINQEIKESFFEAGGERFTYIPCLNDRDDHIQALVSIARNELAGWV